The nucleotide window GGGTAAGGTGGAAAGACACTCTTCACATGTTTCTTGGAATCATAGAGGAAATGTTTAACGTTGTTATCACTTTTCACGAGGCCATGAGGACCTTAGCATTTTGCTCCTGTTTTGATTGATGTAGCTGCCCGGCTGGGAAGCTGTGTAGCACTCAGGCCACTGTCCTTGCAGACATTCTCCAGGCCTCACAAATCATCACACTTGCTAGGCTGATTACACACAAAGAGGATGGGGGTGGATTACAGGATCCTATACATTCCTCTGCAACTTCGCATCTCACGAAACACATCAACTCATCATAGGCCACTCAGGTCAGGAGCTGAGGCCTTTTTGACTTCATCATAATTCCACATAGGAGGACATTTTCCTCAGTGATTCAGTCTTTCAATGCTGTTGGACCTGGACATGACCCAATTCTGTTGCCATTTGAGCAACACGCTGCAGGGCACATCTTAAATGTGTCCCAATAGACTCAGAGTTTTCTAGGTCTGCCATGACATAGAACCGCAGATTGGCGGAAGGTCACTAATCGTCTCTTTGCTCATGTCTGTGGTGGGGATGTTTATTGATGACTCCCTGGGATAATGCTCTTAACACAGGCTCTTAATGCACAGAGGTGCGATTGTTCCTCAGGTCACAGAATACCTTGAAAGTACTGAGTGTCATTCCCCTAAAAATCAAATTGTACTTGGAAGTCCAAAACCATTTCCCAGGTGGGCTCTCGTCCGTCTTATACAACTTCCTGAGGTGCTGGGAGGTTCTGGTCTGAGCTCCAGACCCTGATGCTCCTGGTGGTTCATGGTGATGCCACTAACACTGTGTCCCACCTTGTCCACGTGGTATGCCAAGGAACCCACCCTGTCCGTAGCTGAGGCCCGCACGATGCTGACCCTCAAGGCAGGTGCAGTGCAGAAGGTGGTAGGCTCCCTGCAACCATCCTTCCACGGAAGATCCATCTCTGTCACCACCTTCCCGTGTGTGTACCAGGCCTTCTACTCCACCCCACAGGTCCTGGATAAGCTGTTCCAGAGGTGAGTTCCCACCCCTCCACAGCACAGCAGGGAGTCTCCCACCTAATAGACTTGTGCTTTGGGAACGTCCCcacacctctctgagcatcacctTGCTCATCTGAATAGTGGGGTGGTAAAAGAATGAACCTCACAGGGTCACTGAAGGAAAACACGGGAGAAACCATGGCAGGCACTTGCCTGGTGCCGGACTCCACAGAAGGGGCTGCTGCTCATGCTGCGCATCCTCAGGCTTATTGCTTCCGTCCCCAGTGAGGAgactctctgcctctcccctcgcTGGCCTGTGGCCTTCCCGAGTGTGGAAAAGCACATGGAAAGCAAACTGTTTTCCTATTGGCAAGACAATTTAGCGATTCCATCTAGCTGATCCTGGTCCTTGTCTTTGTTGCGGCCAGAGTAGTGGTCTCTGGGGGCAGCAGAGGAGACGCAGGCCCACTCAGAATTCTGGGAAGGCTCTGGAtggggttcattcattcaatactaTATGTTAAGCTCCTAGTACATTCATACCCTTTCCTACACACTAAGGATgcccaaggaaggaagcagacactATCCCGGGGGCTCAATTCTAGCCTGAGAGCTAGATGCTCACTTCTGGGCGTCATGAGTATTCATGCCCACAGGACCTTAGATGTGACACCCTCTTGGCCTCCTCTAGATATGGACGCATCCTCTTATAGTCAGACCACGATGACAGACTTCAAGGACCAACTAAGACCATGAGTGGTGTTGAGTCCAGAGGGAGGGCCTCCTGTGTCCACAGAAGGGGCTAGGAGACCATGGGGACTGTCGCTAGCGATGGACTGGCAGACCCTGGATCTCACACCTCTTGGGGTTTCTGTGGGAGGCCTGAGGTCTGCGGTCTTCCCTACAGGAGGAAATGAATCAAAGAGACGTGTTGATGGGGTGCCAGTCCCGCcatgggaagcagaggagaggctgggctgaGTCGGCCACTGAGAGACCCATCGCTTCCAcagttccctctccctctccctgccctctgcacaTGCACCTCTCCTAAGCACCGCCACTGGGGCCCAGAACAGTAGGTGGTGAGCAGCCTGGTCACAAATCTGCCTCAAACCTCAGTCCTGATGCTCGAGTGTGCAGGATGGGGTAGGCTGTGTCCAGGCCCTTTGGGAAAAGAGTGTCAGATGGAAGGCCAGACGCACACAGGCTCTCTGTTAGATTGGCTGATGATCAGGCCTTCCAGTGCAAGGACAGCCACCCAGGGATTGGAGTGCCTGGTCCATCCTCTGGGgctcaggcacagagaaggtgctgtGGGAACACAGTGTGGAACAGCAGGCCAGGCCTGTGACTCTCTTCACACATggctctccccagtgctctctCTCCTACCTGCGGCCCCTGGCATCAGGAGAACTCCCAGGATATGTGGCAGATGCTGCACCACTCCAGGATCAAGCTGACGTTGGCGTATCTACAGGACCTCTTGCCTGGCTCAGTCCTGAAGCACCAGGCCACCCCTTTTCTCATCCAGGTGGATCTTTTCCAGGCCACTGAGTTGGAGACAGAGGGTAAGGGAGACCGTAGGCTTGGAAGACTACCCCAGTGGGTGGGTCATGACTGGGGATTCATTTAAAGACAGTGGGATCTTTGCTGTTTGGGGAAAGGCACATGGAAAGCAACTTATGTAGCTGACCCTTTGTCTttctccagctcctgccccagctccagcactTCTGCCAGCGGCAGAGGCAGAAAAGGGGCCACCTCTGGAGCTGGACGGAAGTCCAGTTCTATTTCTGCCATCACTCCTAGCGCTGGAGCCATCAGCTGCTCCAGACCCGGAGCGAGTGCCAtcagcagccccagcccaagTGGCAGGTCCTGAACTGGACTCAACGGAACCTAGGGGTCTGCTGGGATTTCCACCTCAGACTCCAGTAACAGACGCAGAATCGGCTCCAGTTCCAGAGGCTTCCCACCCCTGGCAAGTGACCAGGAAGGAGCAGCCCGATGGAAAGCCTAGCCTCATGGCCTTCTCCCCAAGGGAGGTGGCAGAACAGCTGACGGTCATTGACGCAGTGAGCACCTGGGCTCTCAGGTCGGGGTGGGGCAGGCCATCCCTCTGCCATCAGCTGCCCCAGACTTGCTTTTGCCTTTGGGGACTCCTATgacctgggtccaaatcccagctccaccacttcccaaCCTTGGGATCTGGGCAACTCCCCAGCCTTCATGTTCCACCCTCACGCTGTAGAGATGGGGACCAAGAGGACCCGCTGCACAGAGTGGCTGAGCACATTGAGTGAAGTAGAACACAGAGCAAGCCCGGTGGGGCCTGGCCcgagaggtgggggaggagaacGCACTGTGTGCAGCCAGGAACTCGGGCGGTCCAGCCATCTGCCCCGGAGGCTCAGCAGCCTCAGCACTTGTGATGCACCTGACGTGTACTTAACTAAAAGGGAGACAACCTGACAAAGCCCGTGGGTGTAGCTGGCACAGGGGAATGTGCAGCGGAATGGGGACTGGGACCAGCGGATGCTCAGGATGCAGGAAGATGCCCCCTTGGGAGGTGCCAAGTGGAGCAGCCCTCTGGAGCTTGCAGTTcgtggggctgggctgggtgcAAATGCTCCTGCCTTTTCCCCAACAGTCTCGAGTCCCTGgtcctcctgtgctgggtgctctcAGTGGAAGAACAATGAAAGCCAGGGGCTCCCACCAGGCTGAGAACACATGCTCAGCCTCCTGAGCCCCAGCTTAGACCAGTGACTCCTGCCTGGACACTGAGCTGGGCTGTGACAGGGCTGAGTGACTCTCCCCCTCTTCACCAGGAATTGTTCCAGAACGTCGTGCCCTCTGAGTATCTGGGCTTCACCTGGGGCAAAAGAAACCAGCCTGGACATGAGAACGTGGCACCCACCGTCCGGGCCACAGTGGTGCAGTTCAACAGAGTAGCAAATTGTGTCATGACGTCCTGCCTTGGGGACCCAAACATGACGGCCCAGGTCAGGGCCAAGGTCCTGGAGCGGTGGATCGAGGTGGCCAGGGTATGCAGGGGGAGACCCTCTCCAGAGCCATGGAACTGCCCCTTCTCCTTGATCAGCTCTCAGGACTGAAGGCTGTACTCTAAGCCCCGGCACAGTTGCTAGGTCCTTCCTGCCAAGGGCCCGCTGACCTTGACTGGCATGTCCCAGTGGTGGGATGGTCACTTCCTCTCTGGCTCCTTCCTGTTTTGAGCAAAATTCCTCCTCCTGGAAGTGTTACTCTGGTCCACCTGTACCCTCCCTGGCACCCTGGGCATCTGTCCCACTCAGGAGGGGTGAGTGGAAGGGAGGAGGACTGAAGCCAGAGCAGACAgggctcctgctcccctcccagctcctcctctccctcctcaggagTGCCAAGCCTTGAGGAACTTTTCGTCCTTGTACGCCATCGTCTCGGCTCTGCAGAGCATGCCCATATACAGACTGAACAAGACCTGGGGGAAAGTGTCCAGGTGGGGAGGCCTCTCCACAGGAGgaccagggggaggagggagctcccACGTGTCTGCCATTGCCCTCTCGTCGGCTGGGGCTTCCTGGGTGGCAGTAAGCcctgggcacagggcctgggtGGGTGTGCAGTGTCCCTGATCCTCACTGGCAACTTAGGCCACCAGTTCTGCTTCAGGACTCAAGTTGCTTAGATGTCACATAGTGGGTTGAACCAAGGTGGAGATTTTCAAGTGTTTGCCATACAGCCACAGAACTCTATGCCCAGTGGAAACCCTAACTGGTCAAAATACAGCTGCTCCAT belongs to Equus asinus isolate D_3611 breed Donkey chromosome 6, EquAss-T2T_v2, whole genome shotgun sequence and includes:
- the LOC139039704 gene encoding ral guanine nucleotide dissociation stimulator-like isoform X1; the encoded protein is MVKMSSTQEIFEELCEGFDFSPSLVKGQEQQATSSILCRSENSTQEIFEKLCDGFDFSPSLVKGQEQQATSSILCRSEEPTLSVAEARTMLTLKAGAVQKVVGSLQPSFHGRSISVTTFPCVYQAFYSTPQVLDKLFQSALSPTCGPWHQENSQDMWQMLHHSRIKLTLAYLQDLLPGSVLKHQATPFLIQVDLFQATELETEAPAPAPALLPAAEAEKGPPLELDGSPVLFLPSLLALEPSAAPDPERVPSAAPAQVAGPELDSTEPRGLLGFPPQTPVTDAESAPVPEASHPWQVTRKEQPDGKPSLMAFSPREVAEQLTVIDAELFQNVVPSEYLGFTWGKRNQPGHENVAPTVRATVVQFNRVANCVMTSCLGDPNMTAQVRAKVLERWIEVARECQALRNFSSLYAIVSALQSMPIYRLNKTWGKVSRKSCRKFKKLCDEDNSLSWELLIKKQPSKFATLLRTLQRGRKRQQQKGIVPFLGSMLTDLIMLDTAMEDYGNGNEINHEKKKKEHKVMMEIVQLQEAAENYNLEPQERFRAWFWDMQQLSEEESFSLSCQLEPRS
- the LOC139039704 gene encoding ral guanine nucleotide dissociation stimulator-like isoform X3; its protein translation is MVKMSSTQEIFEELCEGFDFSPSLVKGQEQQATSSILCRSENSTQEIFEKLCDGFDFSPSLVKGQEQQATSSILCRSEEPTLSVAEARTMLTLKAGAVQKVVGSLQPSFHGRSISVTTFPCVYQAFYSTPQVLDKLFQSALSPTCGPWHQENSQDMWQMLHHSRIKLTLAYLQDLLPGSVLKHQATPFLIQVDLFQATELETEAPAPAPALLPAAEAEKGPPLELDGSPVLFLPSLLALEPSAAPDPERVPSAAPAQVAGPELDSTEPRGLLGFPPQTPVTDAESAPVPEASHPWQVTRKEQPDGKPSLMAFSPREVAEQLTVIDAELFQNVVPSEYLGFTWGKRNQPGHENVAPTVRATVVQFNRVANCVMTSCLGDPNMTAQVRAKVLERWIEVARECQALRNFSSLYAIVSALQSMPIYRLNKTWGKVSRKSCRKFKKLCDEDNSLSWELLIKKQPSKFATLLRTLQRGRKRQQQKPSSCCHRA
- the LOC139039704 gene encoding ral guanine nucleotide dissociation stimulator-like isoform X2 yields the protein MGLSPYGDVQQAPDASWPVCRALSFQNSTQEIFEKLCDGFDFSPSLVKGQEQQATSSILCRSEEPTLSVAEARTMLTLKAGAVQKVVGSLQPSFHGRSISVTTFPCVYQAFYSTPQVLDKLFQSALSPTCGPWHQENSQDMWQMLHHSRIKLTLAYLQDLLPGSVLKHQATPFLIQVDLFQATELETEAPAPAPALLPAAEAEKGPPLELDGSPVLFLPSLLALEPSAAPDPERVPSAAPAQVAGPELDSTEPRGLLGFPPQTPVTDAESAPVPEASHPWQVTRKEQPDGKPSLMAFSPREVAEQLTVIDAELFQNVVPSEYLGFTWGKRNQPGHENVAPTVRATVVQFNRVANCVMTSCLGDPNMTAQVRAKVLERWIEVARECQALRNFSSLYAIVSALQSMPIYRLNKTWGKVSRKSCRKFKKLCDEDNSLSWELLIKKQPSKFATLLRTLQRGRKRQQQKGIVPFLGSMLTDLIMLDTAMEDYGNGNEINHEKKKKEHKVMMEIVQLQEAAENYNLEPQERFRAWFWDMQQLSEEESFSLSCQLEPRS
- the LOC139039704 gene encoding ral guanine nucleotide dissociation stimulator-like isoform X4, with protein sequence MLTLKAGAVQKVVGSLQPSFHGRSISVTTFPCVYQAFYSTPQVLDKLFQSALSPTCGPWHQENSQDMWQMLHHSRIKLTLAYLQDLLPGSVLKHQATPFLIQVDLFQATELETEAPAPAPALLPAAEAEKGPPLELDGSPVLFLPSLLALEPSAAPDPERVPSAAPAQVAGPELDSTEPRGLLGFPPQTPVTDAESAPVPEASHPWQVTRKEQPDGKPSLMAFSPREVAEQLTVIDAELFQNVVPSEYLGFTWGKRNQPGHENVAPTVRATVVQFNRVANCVMTSCLGDPNMTAQVRAKVLERWIEVARECQALRNFSSLYAIVSALQSMPIYRLNKTWGKVSRKSCRKFKKLCDEDNSLSWELLIKKQPSKFATLLRTLQRGRKRQQQKGIVPFLGSMLTDLIMLDTAMEDYGNGNEINHEKKKKEHKVMMEIVQLQEAAENYNLEPQERFRAWFWDMQQLSEEESFSLSCQLEPRS